In one window of Rhizobium sp. ACO-34A DNA:
- a CDS encoding glycoside hydrolase: MRWLLHALLPVTIALSGCTSTSYDFMETASIKQPRFEDKDPQDFGPNNPQRHKVHGIDVSKWNGDVDWPRVRQSGVSFVFIKATEGKDIVDPRFDEYWRKARAAGLPHAPYHFYYFCSTADEQADWFIRNVPKESMHLPPVLDVEWNHTSKTCQYRPNAETVRSEMKRFMDRIEAYYGKRPIIYTSVDFHRDNLAGAFQDYHFWVRAVAQHPEEIYPERRWAFWQYTSTGVIPGIKGQTDINVFAGTEKNWRKWVAAASK, from the coding sequence ATGCGGTGGCTTCTTCACGCCCTTCTGCCGGTCACGATCGCCCTCAGCGGCTGTACCTCGACCAGCTATGACTTCATGGAAACGGCCTCCATCAAGCAGCCCCGTTTCGAGGACAAGGATCCGCAGGACTTCGGCCCCAACAATCCCCAGCGACACAAGGTGCACGGCATCGACGTGTCGAAGTGGAACGGTGACGTGGACTGGCCGAGGGTGCGGCAATCCGGCGTTTCCTTCGTCTTCATCAAGGCGACCGAAGGCAAGGACATAGTCGATCCGCGCTTCGACGAGTACTGGCGCAAGGCCCGCGCCGCCGGTCTGCCGCATGCGCCCTATCACTTCTATTATTTCTGTTCCACCGCCGACGAGCAGGCCGACTGGTTCATCCGCAACGTGCCAAAGGAATCGATGCACCTTCCGCCGGTACTCGATGTGGAATGGAACCACACGTCGAAGACCTGCCAGTATCGTCCGAACGCGGAAACGGTGCGCAGCGAAATGAAGCGCTTCATGGACCGCATCGAGGCCTATTACGGCAAGCGCCCGATCATCTACACCTCGGTCGATTTCCATCGGGACAATCTCGCGGGCGCCTTCCAAGATTATCACTTCTGGGTTCGCGCGGTCGCGCAGCACCCGGAGGAAATCTATCCGGAGCGTCGCTGGGCCTTCTGGCAATATACGTCGACCGGCGTCATCCCCGGCATCAAGGGACAGACCGATATCAACGTCTTCGCCGGCACCGAGAAAAACTGGAGAAAGTGGGTCGCGGCCGCGTCCAAATAG
- a CDS encoding lytic transglycosylase, protein MKAAPRLALALAGLLATTAPSLAAECGGDLQAFLDGVKAEAIAAGSSPDAATQALAGAVIDQKVLSRDRAQGVFKQTFLEFSQRTVSQGRLDIGRQKMKQYADVFARAEQEFGIPSGVITAFWAMETDFGAVQGDFNTRNALVTLSHDCRRPELFRPQLLALIKMVEHGDLDPSTNTGAWAGEIGQVQMLPKDIIAFGVDGDGNGHINVKQSSPDAVLTAAKFIQSLGFQRGQPWLQEVTVPENLPWEKTGFDSGMKAGDWFALGVKPRNGDTSNAGLEGELLLPQGRKGPAFMAYPNFNIYLEWNQSFIYTTSAAYFATRLMGAEPYLKGNPEPGISDTEMKALQTKLQQKGYDVGKIDGILGGGTRMAIQKEQLRLGLPADGWPTAAFVAAF, encoded by the coding sequence ATGAAAGCCGCTCCCCGCCTCGCCCTTGCTCTTGCAGGACTTCTCGCCACCACCGCTCCTTCGCTTGCCGCGGAATGCGGCGGCGATCTGCAGGCTTTCCTCGACGGCGTGAAGGCCGAGGCGATCGCGGCCGGAAGCTCGCCGGATGCCGCAACGCAGGCGCTGGCAGGTGCCGTGATCGACCAGAAGGTTCTCTCCCGCGACCGCGCCCAGGGCGTGTTCAAGCAGACCTTCCTCGAGTTTTCCCAGCGCACCGTCAGCCAGGGCCGCCTCGATATCGGCCGCCAGAAGATGAAGCAGTATGCCGACGTCTTCGCCCGCGCCGAACAGGAATTCGGCATCCCCTCCGGCGTCATCACCGCCTTCTGGGCGATGGAAACCGACTTTGGCGCAGTACAGGGCGATTTCAACACCCGCAATGCGCTGGTGACGCTCTCGCACGACTGCCGCCGCCCGGAACTCTTCCGTCCGCAGCTGCTGGCGCTCATCAAGATGGTCGAACACGGCGACCTCGATCCCTCGACCAACACGGGCGCATGGGCCGGTGAAATCGGTCAGGTGCAGATGCTGCCGAAAGACATCATAGCCTTCGGCGTCGATGGCGATGGCAACGGCCACATCAACGTCAAGCAAAGCTCCCCGGATGCCGTCCTGACGGCCGCCAAGTTCATCCAGAGCCTCGGCTTCCAGCGCGGCCAGCCCTGGCTACAGGAAGTCACCGTTCCGGAAAACCTGCCCTGGGAGAAAACCGGCTTCGACAGCGGCATGAAGGCCGGCGACTGGTTCGCCCTCGGCGTAAAGCCCCGCAACGGCGACACCAGCAATGCAGGCCTCGAAGGCGAACTGCTGCTGCCGCAGGGCCGCAAGGGCCCGGCCTTCATGGCCTATCCGAACTTCAACATCTATCTCGAATGGAACCAGTCCTTCATCTACACCACCTCGGCTGCCTATTTCGCCACGCGGCTCATGGGCGCCGAACCGTACCTGAAGGGCAATCCGGAGCCGGGTATCAGCGACACGGAGATGAAGGCTCTGCAGACCAAGCTGCAGCAGAAGGGATATGACGTCGGCAAGATCGATGGCATTCTCGGCGGCGGGACCCGCATGGCGATCCAGAAGGAACAGCTTCGCCTCGGCCTTCCCGCCGACGGCTGGCCGACAGCGGCCTTCGTCGCCGCGTTCTGA
- a CDS encoding EamA family transporter: protein MNIVSQQKMTTATWLMLLLLGMIWGGSFFFARVAIPYVPPFTLVFLRLSIAALALHIYLRGNLDIYRHLAANWRSFLLLGLVNNALPHTLIFLGQTHIGAGLASILNATTPVWTVIIANRLTDDEKLTGTKLAGCLTGLLGTIVLIGPSALSTSSIPLWAVCLPILAAVSYGFAGIYGKRFKGIPAPVTATGQLTASSIIMLPASLLIDQPWNLAMPPIGALAAIVALALISTAFGYILFFRIMARAGATNTSLVTLLVPPSAILLGALFLDERLHATDIAGMTLIGLGLVILDGRLIARRSTVGAQSK from the coding sequence ATGAACATCGTCTCGCAGCAGAAAATGACGACCGCCACCTGGCTGATGCTTTTGCTGCTCGGCATGATCTGGGGCGGCTCATTCTTCTTTGCCCGCGTCGCGATCCCCTATGTGCCGCCCTTCACGCTGGTCTTCCTTCGCCTTTCCATCGCGGCGCTGGCCCTGCATATCTATCTGCGGGGCAATCTGGACATCTACCGCCATCTCGCGGCCAACTGGCGTTCGTTTCTGCTGCTCGGCCTGGTCAATAACGCCCTGCCCCACACGCTGATCTTTCTCGGCCAGACGCATATAGGCGCGGGCCTCGCCTCGATCCTCAACGCCACCACCCCCGTCTGGACCGTCATCATCGCCAACCGACTGACAGACGATGAGAAACTGACCGGAACCAAGCTCGCCGGTTGCCTGACGGGCCTTCTCGGCACAATCGTCCTGATCGGCCCGAGCGCGCTTTCCACGAGTTCGATTCCGCTCTGGGCCGTCTGCCTGCCCATCCTCGCCGCCGTCTCCTACGGCTTTGCCGGCATCTACGGCAAACGCTTCAAGGGCATTCCCGCGCCGGTTACGGCGACCGGTCAGCTGACGGCATCGTCGATCATCATGCTGCCGGCCTCGCTCCTCATCGACCAGCCGTGGAACCTTGCCATGCCGCCGATCGGTGCGCTCGCGGCCATCGTCGCACTCGCTCTCATCTCCACTGCCTTCGGCTACATCCTGTTCTTCCGCATCATGGCACGGGCCGGCGCCACCAATACGTCGCTCGTCACCCTGCTCGTTCCGCCAAGCGCCATCCTGCTCGGCGCGCTCTTCCTCGATGAGCGGCTGCATGCTACCGATATAGCAGGCATGACCTTGATCGGCCTTGGCCTGGTTATTCTGGATGGCAGGCTGATCGCGCGCCGCTCAACTGTCGGCGCTCAGAGCAAATGA
- a CDS encoding methylenetetrahydrofolate reductase [NAD(P)H] codes for MARNDHNEQAGAPLRISFEFFPPKSEEMEGQLWATVDELSRWNPDFVSVTYGAGGTTRAPTLSTVRRLISETTLPTASHLTCVGATKDKVRHVVDEFRAVGVRHFVALRGDPQGGMGTAYQPYPGGFANAAELVAGLREMGDFEISVSAYPEKHPESRDEAADIDMLKRKVDAGAHRALTQFFFDNDIFERYLERVRAAGITIPIVPGIMPIQNLTQLKRFASMCGASVPSFLDDRFAGLDDQPQARAEVAAEVAAEQIEDLVRRGIGDFHLYTMNRAPLVNATLANVGLKPSVQAVAGAAA; via the coding sequence ATGGCGAGAAACGATCACAACGAACAGGCCGGCGCGCCGTTGCGCATTTCCTTCGAGTTCTTTCCGCCGAAGTCGGAAGAGATGGAAGGCCAGCTCTGGGCGACGGTCGATGAACTGTCGCGCTGGAACCCGGATTTCGTTTCGGTGACTTATGGAGCCGGCGGCACGACACGCGCGCCGACCCTTTCCACGGTGCGCCGCCTGATCTCTGAAACCACTCTGCCCACGGCCTCCCACCTGACCTGTGTCGGTGCGACGAAGGACAAGGTGCGTCATGTGGTGGACGAATTCCGTGCGGTCGGTGTACGCCATTTCGTCGCGCTTCGTGGCGATCCGCAGGGTGGCATGGGAACGGCTTACCAGCCCTATCCGGGCGGCTTTGCCAACGCAGCGGAGCTGGTTGCGGGCCTGCGAGAAATGGGCGATTTCGAGATTTCCGTATCGGCCTATCCAGAAAAGCATCCGGAGAGCCGTGACGAAGCGGCCGATATCGACATGCTCAAGCGCAAGGTGGATGCCGGTGCTCACAGGGCGCTCACCCAGTTCTTCTTCGATAACGATATCTTCGAGCGTTATCTGGAGCGGGTACGCGCAGCGGGGATCACCATCCCGATCGTGCCGGGTATCATGCCGATCCAGAACCTCACGCAGTTGAAGCGTTTCGCCTCCATGTGCGGCGCCAGCGTTCCGTCTTTTCTGGATGACCGTTTCGCGGGTCTCGACGACCAGCCGCAGGCGAGGGCGGAAGTGGCGGCCGAGGTTGCTGCAGAACAGATCGAGGATCTCGTGCGCCGGGGTATCGGGGATTTTCACCTCTATACGATGAACCGTGCACCGCTGGTGAATGCAACGCTTGCCAATGTCGGCCTGAAGCCTTCGGTTCAGGCTGTCGCGGGCGCTGCCGCATGA
- a CDS encoding ArsR family transcriptional regulator — MKFGVDVLVELLKAAGEPTRLRLLALLAAGDLTVTDLTDILGQSQPRISRHLKLLTEAGLVDRYQEGAWAYFRLKQDGDAASLARQLLAATLDSDPVLLRDGERLAAVKRTRAERAQDYFSRNASGWDELRRLHVNDDAVETALVQLIGSEPVDALLDLGTGTGRILQLLANGYRRAVGIDASRDMLSVARANLDKAGILKAAVRHGDILNLPLDGNEYDLVTIHQVLHFLPQPELALAEASRMLKPGGRLAIVDLAPHDHEYLRDEHAHVRLGFSHQTMAEWLTKYDLDVERAVDLKPEQPKGGGLTVTLWLARQRVPAHGETSIGSTLQTGSI, encoded by the coding sequence ATGAAGTTCGGTGTAGACGTTCTAGTCGAGCTGCTGAAAGCTGCGGGCGAACCTACGCGACTTCGCCTGCTTGCCCTGCTTGCTGCGGGCGACCTGACGGTCACCGATCTTACCGATATTCTCGGCCAATCGCAGCCCCGAATCTCCCGCCACCTGAAACTCCTGACCGAAGCAGGCCTCGTGGACCGCTATCAGGAGGGCGCCTGGGCCTATTTCCGTCTGAAGCAGGATGGTGACGCCGCATCGCTGGCGCGTCAGCTGCTTGCTGCGACGCTCGACAGCGATCCGGTGCTGCTGCGTGACGGAGAGCGTCTTGCCGCCGTCAAGCGGACGAGGGCGGAGCGCGCGCAGGACTATTTCAGCCGCAATGCTTCCGGATGGGACGAGCTGCGGCGGCTGCATGTCAATGACGATGCGGTCGAGACGGCACTGGTGCAACTGATCGGATCCGAACCGGTTGATGCGTTGCTTGATCTCGGCACCGGCACGGGCCGTATCCTGCAGCTTCTGGCTAATGGCTACCGTCGCGCGGTCGGCATCGATGCCAGCCGGGATATGCTATCGGTTGCTCGTGCCAATCTCGACAAGGCCGGCATCCTCAAGGCTGCCGTTCGCCATGGCGATATCCTGAACCTGCCGCTCGACGGCAACGAATACGATCTCGTGACGATCCATCAGGTGCTGCACTTCCTGCCGCAGCCCGAGTTGGCTCTGGCTGAGGCGAGCCGCATGCTGAAGCCCGGTGGACGGCTTGCCATCGTGGATCTCGCGCCTCACGATCATGAATACCTGCGGGACGAGCACGCCCATGTGCGGCTCGGCTTCTCGCACCAGACGATGGCCGAATGGCTGACCAAATACGATCTCGATGTGGAGCGTGCAGTCGACCTCAAACCGGAACAGCCGAAAGGCGGCGGTCTGACGGTCACCCTCTGGCTTGCCCGCCAGCGCGTGCCTGCCCATGGCGAAACTTCCATCGGATCCACCCTTCAGACCGGGAGCATATGA
- a CDS encoding methyl-accepting chemotaxis protein: protein MLLSIRNILIGVFLAVSATLAVLVGSSAYGSYQRYATFQDVAGLTALDKALFNALLNFRSERGDAATAMTLSTEAGAGSMRSVVAVREKVDVAMAEAAGHMANIDSAELRSVLNALDAQYKAQQSLRQRIDQNVAKPLEQREAGLDKVILSEGDKLLSALEAASVAAEGEVRSLDSSLVALIQIRSYAWATRALGGSATVVLNAPISAKRPLSPQEQASLAKLDAGIAFAWGAVKVLVDHSDTPAVLKEKFTQAQNGYFSGEFANWRADIVAKSANEAPPVSIDDWRPRVTAALGTIAGVASEAMEEINNAAAVSESRAFSSMVLYVSLFLLSLIFGVVGMVVVLVRVVRPVSALTASMGELASGNLGISIAGANRADEIGGMARSVEIFRQAAIRNAQLETEAEDNRRRGEAERVELQRKAEEDANDRLNRATGALASGLQRMASGDMLCEINEQFSPQFEALRHDFNTSVRQLREALQSVGQVAGSVTNGSGEISQASDNLAKRTEQQAASLEETAAALEEITANVTATSKRTGEARDLVRDTRERADRSGHVVANAVSAMERIEQSSRQIGQIIGVIDEIAFQTNLLALNPGVEAARAGEAGKGFAVVAQEVRELAQRSANAAKEIKALIANSEVAVSEGVKLVSDTGEGLSSIAELVQSINTHMDAIATAAQEQSVGLGEVNTAVNHMDQATQQNAAMVEEMNAAGASLAQESARLAELLSRFRTGQAAQRVATAAPVSRPASARPAPAREPMRARPAPVSHGNAAVAMKSDEWEEF from the coding sequence ATGTTGCTTTCGATTCGCAATATTCTCATCGGAGTATTTCTTGCCGTCAGTGCGACCTTGGCTGTACTGGTTGGCTCGTCGGCCTACGGGTCCTACCAGCGCTACGCGACATTTCAGGATGTTGCCGGCCTGACGGCGCTGGACAAGGCGCTTTTCAACGCATTGCTCAATTTCCGCAGTGAGCGCGGTGATGCCGCCACTGCGATGACCCTTTCGACCGAAGCTGGTGCCGGCTCCATGCGCAGTGTGGTGGCCGTTCGGGAAAAGGTTGATGTGGCGATGGCGGAAGCCGCCGGGCACATGGCGAACATCGACTCGGCGGAGCTTCGTTCGGTGCTCAATGCACTCGATGCGCAGTACAAGGCCCAGCAATCCCTGCGCCAGCGGATCGACCAGAACGTCGCCAAGCCGCTTGAGCAGCGCGAGGCCGGACTGGACAAGGTCATCCTGTCCGAAGGTGACAAGCTTCTTTCCGCCCTTGAGGCTGCGTCCGTTGCCGCGGAGGGCGAGGTTCGCTCGCTCGACAGCTCGCTCGTGGCGCTGATCCAGATCCGCAGCTATGCCTGGGCCACGCGCGCCCTTGGCGGCAGCGCCACCGTCGTGCTCAACGCACCGATTTCGGCAAAGCGGCCGCTTTCTCCCCAGGAGCAGGCAAGCCTTGCCAAGCTTGATGCCGGCATAGCCTTTGCCTGGGGTGCGGTGAAGGTTCTCGTGGACCACTCCGACACACCTGCCGTCTTGAAGGAGAAGTTTACTCAGGCCCAGAATGGTTACTTCTCCGGGGAGTTTGCCAACTGGCGTGCCGATATCGTTGCCAAGTCCGCGAACGAAGCGCCGCCTGTTTCCATCGATGACTGGCGTCCGCGCGTTACCGCGGCGCTCGGAACGATCGCAGGCGTTGCCTCCGAGGCGATGGAGGAAATCAACAACGCAGCGGCGGTTTCCGAATCGCGAGCGTTCTCCAGCATGGTTCTCTATGTCTCGCTCTTCCTGCTTTCGCTCATCTTCGGCGTTGTCGGCATGGTCGTCGTTCTGGTTCGGGTCGTGCGGCCGGTATCAGCGCTGACCGCTTCCATGGGAGAACTGGCGTCCGGCAATCTCGGAATTTCCATCGCCGGTGCCAATCGAGCCGACGAGATCGGCGGCATGGCGCGTTCGGTCGAGATCTTCCGGCAGGCCGCCATCCGAAATGCTCAACTGGAAACCGAGGCTGAAGACAACCGTCGCCGGGGCGAAGCGGAACGCGTCGAATTGCAGAGGAAGGCCGAGGAGGATGCCAACGATCGTCTGAACCGGGCTACGGGCGCGCTGGCGTCCGGTCTGCAGCGGATGGCTTCCGGCGATATGCTTTGCGAGATCAACGAGCAGTTCTCGCCGCAGTTCGAGGCCCTGCGTCACGACTTCAACACGTCGGTCCGCCAGCTGCGCGAAGCGCTGCAGAGCGTCGGTCAGGTTGCCGGTTCCGTCACCAACGGGTCGGGAGAAATCTCCCAGGCATCGGATAACCTCGCCAAGCGCACGGAGCAGCAGGCTGCGTCGCTGGAGGAAACCGCTGCGGCGCTGGAGGAGATCACCGCCAACGTCACAGCCACGTCGAAGCGGACAGGCGAGGCCCGCGATCTGGTTCGCGATACCCGCGAACGCGCCGACCGCTCCGGTCACGTCGTTGCTAACGCGGTTTCGGCAATGGAACGGATCGAGCAGTCCTCGCGGCAGATCGGCCAGATCATCGGCGTCATCGACGAGATCGCGTTCCAGACCAACCTCCTGGCGCTGAACCCCGGCGTCGAGGCTGCCCGCGCTGGCGAAGCCGGAAAGGGTTTTGCCGTCGTCGCGCAGGAAGTTCGCGAACTGGCCCAGCGTTCCGCCAATGCGGCAAAGGAAATCAAGGCGCTGATCGCCAATTCCGAAGTTGCGGTCAGCGAAGGCGTCAAGCTTGTCAGCGATACGGGCGAGGGGCTTTCCTCGATTGCCGAACTCGTGCAGTCGATCAATACCCACATGGACGCCATCGCCACCGCCGCGCAGGAGCAGTCCGTAGGGCTTGGCGAGGTCAATACGGCCGTCAACCATATGGACCAGGCGACGCAGCAGAATGCCGCGATGGTGGAGGAGATGAATGCAGCCGGTGCAAGCCTCGCGCAGGAGAGTGCACGTCTTGCCGAACTGCTGTCCCGCTTCCGCACGGGGCAGGCCGCTCAGCGCGTCGCTACCGCTGCGCCGGTCAGCCGCCCTGCTTCGGCACGGCCGGCCCCGGCACGGGAGCCGATGAGGGCGCGGCCTGCGCCGGTCTCGCATGGCAATGCCGCCGTGGCCATGAAGTCGGACGAGTGGGAAGAGTTCTGA